One genomic region from Xenopus laevis strain J_2021 chromosome 2L, Xenopus_laevis_v10.1, whole genome shotgun sequence encodes:
- the il1r2.L gene encoding interleukin-1 receptor type 2 isoform X2, with protein MKHFIYLKMKHVVVITMCILQTMAFAIPDSGKEEKCQEQITHFMGHYVLNGQPAVIKCPALQYLQMDFARMSPFSFNLAWTKNTFEYLYAGRESRIHPKEESLWFFPALIEDTGMYSCILRNSSLCIEVTLSLMVIKEEEVHIPDIAYEQLAFEHSQFQMFCPDLSDFTINRTDVQVQWYKDGEPMENDIKYMYSHGTTYIHIIEIVKDDEGYYTCKLQFTHENTQYVVSRTIHLRTVGKEKMHHPVIQYPNHKPIAAALDTKLVIPCKVYTGNGGDNSIVWWSANDSYIDEFFSDGRVTEGTFQEKTESDGHYIEVSLIFENVKEEDFNTEFKCIASNDYGSQVLPTQIQRAASAFTWYIPVVPAVLVCLIIALVVTHKYRKAANKKEYSLTKS; from the exons ATGAAG CATTTCATATACCTGAAGATGAAGCATGTTGTTGTGATCACCATGTGTATTTTGCAAACCATGGCTTTCGCTATACCTGATTCTGGAAAAGAAG AAAAGTGTCAAGAACAGATTACACATTTCATGGGGCACTATGTTTTAAATGGACAGCCAGCGGTCATCAAGTGCCCAGCCCTCCAATATCTTCAAATGGATTTCGCTAGAATGTCTCCCTTCTCTTTTAATCTTGCCTGGACCAAAAATACTTTTGAATATCTCTATGCTGGAAGGGAGTCCAGAATTCATCCAAAAGAAGAATCCTTGTGGTTCTTTCCAGCATTAATTGAAGATACTGGCATGTATTCCTGCATTTTAAG GAATTCATCACTATGTATTGAAGTAACTCTGTCTCTTATGGTTATAAAAGAAGAAGAAGTCCATATCCCTGACATTGCATATGAACAACTTGCCTTTGAGCATTCACAATTCCAAATGTTTTGCCCTGACTTAAGTGACTTTACCATAAACCGTACAGATGTGCAGGTGCAATGGTACAAG GATGGAGAGCCAATGGAAAATGACATCAAGTACATGTACTCACATGGTACAACCTATATTCACATTATTGAAATTGTGAAGGATGATGAAGGATATTATACATGCAAACTCCAATTTACCCATGAGAACACGCAATATGTAGTTTCCAGAACAATACACCTCAGGACTGTAG gtAAAGAGAAAATGCATCATCCTGTTATTCAATACCCAAATCACAAGCCAATTGCTGCTGCACTAG ACACCAAGCTGGTTATTCCATGCAAAGTTTACACGGGTAATGGTGGAGATAATTCAATTGTTTGGTGGTCAGCAAATGACTCCTATATTGATGAGTTCTTCAGTGATGGCCGTGTCACGGAGGGGACATTTCA agaaaaaacaGAGTCTGATGGTCATTACATTGAAGTCTCGTTGATTTTTGAGAATGTCAAGGAAGAAGATTTTAACACTGAATTTAAGTGTATAGCCAGCAATGATTATGGATCCCAGGTCCTTCCTACTCAGATACAACGAGCAG CATCCGCTTTTACTTGGTACATTCCAGTCGTTCCAGCAGTGTTGGTTTGCCTGATCATAGCATTGGTTGTCACACACAAatacaggaaggctgcaaataagaAAGAATATTCTCTGACCAAGTCATGA
- the il1r2.L gene encoding interleukin-1 receptor type 2 isoform X4, whose protein sequence is MKQHFIYLKMKHVVVITMCILQTMAFAIPDSGKEEKCQEQITHFMGHYVLNGQPAVIKCPALQYLQMDFARMSPFSFNLAWTKNTFEYLYAGRESRIHPKEESLWFFPALIEDTGMYSCILRNSSLCIEVTLSLMVIKEEEVHIPDIAYEQLAFEHSQFQMFCPDLSDFTINRTDVQVQWYKDGEPMENDIKYMYSHGTTYIHIIEIVKDDEGYYTCKLQFTHENTQYVVSRTIHLRTVGKEKMHHPVIQYPNHKPIAAALDTKLVIPCKVYTGNGGDNSIVWWSANDSYIDEFFSDGRVTEGTFQEKTESDGHYIEVSLIFENVKEEDFNTEFKCIASNDYGSQVLPTQIQRAGTVTWTLLQESIRRSKKLH, encoded by the exons ATGAAG CAGCATTTCATATACCTGAAGATGAAGCATGTTGTTGTGATCACCATGTGTATTTTGCAAACCATGGCTTTCGCTATACCTGATTCTGGAAAAGAAG AAAAGTGTCAAGAACAGATTACACATTTCATGGGGCACTATGTTTTAAATGGACAGCCAGCGGTCATCAAGTGCCCAGCCCTCCAATATCTTCAAATGGATTTCGCTAGAATGTCTCCCTTCTCTTTTAATCTTGCCTGGACCAAAAATACTTTTGAATATCTCTATGCTGGAAGGGAGTCCAGAATTCATCCAAAAGAAGAATCCTTGTGGTTCTTTCCAGCATTAATTGAAGATACTGGCATGTATTCCTGCATTTTAAG GAATTCATCACTATGTATTGAAGTAACTCTGTCTCTTATGGTTATAAAAGAAGAAGAAGTCCATATCCCTGACATTGCATATGAACAACTTGCCTTTGAGCATTCACAATTCCAAATGTTTTGCCCTGACTTAAGTGACTTTACCATAAACCGTACAGATGTGCAGGTGCAATGGTACAAG GATGGAGAGCCAATGGAAAATGACATCAAGTACATGTACTCACATGGTACAACCTATATTCACATTATTGAAATTGTGAAGGATGATGAAGGATATTATACATGCAAACTCCAATTTACCCATGAGAACACGCAATATGTAGTTTCCAGAACAATACACCTCAGGACTGTAG gtAAAGAGAAAATGCATCATCCTGTTATTCAATACCCAAATCACAAGCCAATTGCTGCTGCACTAG ACACCAAGCTGGTTATTCCATGCAAAGTTTACACGGGTAATGGTGGAGATAATTCAATTGTTTGGTGGTCAGCAAATGACTCCTATATTGATGAGTTCTTCAGTGATGGCCGTGTCACGGAGGGGACATTTCA agaaaaaacaGAGTCTGATGGTCATTACATTGAAGTCTCGTTGATTTTTGAGAATGTCAAGGAAGAAGATTTTAACACTGAATTTAAGTGTATAGCCAGCAATGATTATGGATCCCAGGTCCTTCCTACTCAGATACAACGAGCAG GAACCGTGACTTGGACATTACTTCAGGAATCAATTAGAAGATCAAAAAAGCTCCACTAA
- the il1r2.L gene encoding interleukin-1 receptor type 2 isoform X3, whose protein sequence is MKHVVVITMCILQTMAFAIPDSGKEEKCQEQITHFMGHYVLNGQPAVIKCPALQYLQMDFARMSPFSFNLAWTKNTFEYLYAGRESRIHPKEESLWFFPALIEDTGMYSCILRNSSLCIEVTLSLMVIKEEEVHIPDIAYEQLAFEHSQFQMFCPDLSDFTINRTDVQVQWYKDGEPMENDIKYMYSHGTTYIHIIEIVKDDEGYYTCKLQFTHENTQYVVSRTIHLRTVGKEKMHHPVIQYPNHKPIAAALDTKLVIPCKVYTGNGGDNSIVWWSANDSYIDEFFSDGRVTEGTFQEKTESDGHYIEVSLIFENVKEEDFNTEFKCIASNDYGSQVLPTQIQRAASAFTWYIPVVPAVLVCLIIALVVTHKYRKAANKKEYSLTKS, encoded by the exons ATGAAGCATGTTGTTGTGATCACCATGTGTATTTTGCAAACCATGGCTTTCGCTATACCTGATTCTGGAAAAGAAG AAAAGTGTCAAGAACAGATTACACATTTCATGGGGCACTATGTTTTAAATGGACAGCCAGCGGTCATCAAGTGCCCAGCCCTCCAATATCTTCAAATGGATTTCGCTAGAATGTCTCCCTTCTCTTTTAATCTTGCCTGGACCAAAAATACTTTTGAATATCTCTATGCTGGAAGGGAGTCCAGAATTCATCCAAAAGAAGAATCCTTGTGGTTCTTTCCAGCATTAATTGAAGATACTGGCATGTATTCCTGCATTTTAAG GAATTCATCACTATGTATTGAAGTAACTCTGTCTCTTATGGTTATAAAAGAAGAAGAAGTCCATATCCCTGACATTGCATATGAACAACTTGCCTTTGAGCATTCACAATTCCAAATGTTTTGCCCTGACTTAAGTGACTTTACCATAAACCGTACAGATGTGCAGGTGCAATGGTACAAG GATGGAGAGCCAATGGAAAATGACATCAAGTACATGTACTCACATGGTACAACCTATATTCACATTATTGAAATTGTGAAGGATGATGAAGGATATTATACATGCAAACTCCAATTTACCCATGAGAACACGCAATATGTAGTTTCCAGAACAATACACCTCAGGACTGTAG gtAAAGAGAAAATGCATCATCCTGTTATTCAATACCCAAATCACAAGCCAATTGCTGCTGCACTAG ACACCAAGCTGGTTATTCCATGCAAAGTTTACACGGGTAATGGTGGAGATAATTCAATTGTTTGGTGGTCAGCAAATGACTCCTATATTGATGAGTTCTTCAGTGATGGCCGTGTCACGGAGGGGACATTTCA agaaaaaacaGAGTCTGATGGTCATTACATTGAAGTCTCGTTGATTTTTGAGAATGTCAAGGAAGAAGATTTTAACACTGAATTTAAGTGTATAGCCAGCAATGATTATGGATCCCAGGTCCTTCCTACTCAGATACAACGAGCAG CATCCGCTTTTACTTGGTACATTCCAGTCGTTCCAGCAGTGTTGGTTTGCCTGATCATAGCATTGGTTGTCACACACAAatacaggaaggctgcaaataagaAAGAATATTCTCTGACCAAGTCATGA
- the il1r2.L gene encoding interleukin-1 receptor type 2 isoform X1 gives MKQHFIYLKMKHVVVITMCILQTMAFAIPDSGKEEKCQEQITHFMGHYVLNGQPAVIKCPALQYLQMDFARMSPFSFNLAWTKNTFEYLYAGRESRIHPKEESLWFFPALIEDTGMYSCILRNSSLCIEVTLSLMVIKEEEVHIPDIAYEQLAFEHSQFQMFCPDLSDFTINRTDVQVQWYKDGEPMENDIKYMYSHGTTYIHIIEIVKDDEGYYTCKLQFTHENTQYVVSRTIHLRTVGKEKMHHPVIQYPNHKPIAAALDTKLVIPCKVYTGNGGDNSIVWWSANDSYIDEFFSDGRVTEGTFQEKTESDGHYIEVSLIFENVKEEDFNTEFKCIASNDYGSQVLPTQIQRAASAFTWYIPVVPAVLVCLIIALVVTHKYRKAANKKEYSLTKS, from the exons ATGAAG CAGCATTTCATATACCTGAAGATGAAGCATGTTGTTGTGATCACCATGTGTATTTTGCAAACCATGGCTTTCGCTATACCTGATTCTGGAAAAGAAG AAAAGTGTCAAGAACAGATTACACATTTCATGGGGCACTATGTTTTAAATGGACAGCCAGCGGTCATCAAGTGCCCAGCCCTCCAATATCTTCAAATGGATTTCGCTAGAATGTCTCCCTTCTCTTTTAATCTTGCCTGGACCAAAAATACTTTTGAATATCTCTATGCTGGAAGGGAGTCCAGAATTCATCCAAAAGAAGAATCCTTGTGGTTCTTTCCAGCATTAATTGAAGATACTGGCATGTATTCCTGCATTTTAAG GAATTCATCACTATGTATTGAAGTAACTCTGTCTCTTATGGTTATAAAAGAAGAAGAAGTCCATATCCCTGACATTGCATATGAACAACTTGCCTTTGAGCATTCACAATTCCAAATGTTTTGCCCTGACTTAAGTGACTTTACCATAAACCGTACAGATGTGCAGGTGCAATGGTACAAG GATGGAGAGCCAATGGAAAATGACATCAAGTACATGTACTCACATGGTACAACCTATATTCACATTATTGAAATTGTGAAGGATGATGAAGGATATTATACATGCAAACTCCAATTTACCCATGAGAACACGCAATATGTAGTTTCCAGAACAATACACCTCAGGACTGTAG gtAAAGAGAAAATGCATCATCCTGTTATTCAATACCCAAATCACAAGCCAATTGCTGCTGCACTAG ACACCAAGCTGGTTATTCCATGCAAAGTTTACACGGGTAATGGTGGAGATAATTCAATTGTTTGGTGGTCAGCAAATGACTCCTATATTGATGAGTTCTTCAGTGATGGCCGTGTCACGGAGGGGACATTTCA agaaaaaacaGAGTCTGATGGTCATTACATTGAAGTCTCGTTGATTTTTGAGAATGTCAAGGAAGAAGATTTTAACACTGAATTTAAGTGTATAGCCAGCAATGATTATGGATCCCAGGTCCTTCCTACTCAGATACAACGAGCAG CATCCGCTTTTACTTGGTACATTCCAGTCGTTCCAGCAGTGTTGGTTTGCCTGATCATAGCATTGGTTGTCACACACAAatacaggaaggctgcaaataagaAAGAATATTCTCTGACCAAGTCATGA